One Dietzia sp. JS16-p6b genomic window carries:
- a CDS encoding ABC transporter ATP-binding protein, translated as MVTASTLSVRDLVIRDRSGAPRLEVPRLNVEPGERLVVVGPSGAGKSTLAHAAVGDVSPGLRVTSGSVLVDGADALGASPRHLRRLRRRSCVVDQDPGVALTPWRRVDQLVEENAARPGLGIRYARDLGLPVEEGWLRRRPAELSGGQRRRVAIARALSVDPGLVVLDEPTAGLDPDTARAFTELLLSVTAGRTLVLVTHDARLAREVGGTVVTVDGGHIEETAPALRPVRWPARVAPTSGGTRIGLAFDSLAVAYPNSALIGPLDAVVPAGSVVALAGRSGSGKSTVLRAAAGLHPPARGSVRLDGEELAPRVEDRPRTHIDSIALVPQDSSLALAPAVTVGRRLRRLARDHRTDLARVCEELQLGSELLDRRPGALSGGQRQRVALAAAILREPDVLLVDEPTAALDRATGSAVLARLEQASAAGAAVLVATHDADLISRCDSVLELPDVG; from the coding sequence ATGGTGACCGCCTCCACCCTCTCCGTGCGCGACCTGGTGATCCGGGACCGGAGCGGCGCGCCGCGTCTCGAGGTGCCGCGCCTGAACGTCGAGCCCGGTGAGCGCCTGGTCGTGGTGGGCCCGTCCGGTGCCGGGAAATCGACCCTCGCCCACGCCGCCGTCGGCGACGTTTCCCCCGGCCTGCGGGTGACCTCCGGATCGGTCCTCGTCGACGGCGCGGACGCGCTGGGGGCGAGCCCCCGGCACCTGCGCCGACTCCGCCGTCGCAGCTGCGTCGTGGACCAGGATCCGGGCGTGGCGCTGACACCGTGGCGCCGGGTCGATCAGCTCGTCGAGGAGAACGCGGCCCGCCCGGGCCTGGGCATACGCTACGCGCGGGACCTGGGGCTCCCCGTCGAGGAGGGATGGCTGCGTCGACGACCGGCAGAACTCAGTGGCGGCCAACGGCGCAGGGTGGCCATCGCGCGCGCTCTGTCCGTCGATCCGGGACTCGTCGTGCTCGACGAACCCACGGCCGGACTCGACCCGGACACCGCGCGAGCGTTCACCGAACTCCTCCTCTCGGTGACGGCCGGACGCACGCTCGTGCTGGTCACCCACGACGCCCGTCTGGCCCGCGAGGTGGGCGGGACGGTGGTGACCGTGGACGGCGGCCACATCGAGGAGACGGCCCCGGCGCTGCGCCCGGTCCGGTGGCCGGCCCGAGTTGCTCCCACCTCCGGGGGGACGCGCATCGGCCTCGCTTTCGACTCGCTCGCGGTGGCGTACCCGAACTCCGCGCTCATCGGACCACTCGATGCCGTCGTACCCGCCGGGTCGGTCGTCGCCCTCGCAGGTCGCTCGGGTTCGGGAAAGTCGACGGTGCTGCGCGCTGCCGCCGGCCTCCATCCCCCAGCCCGTGGGAGCGTACGGCTCGACGGAGAGGAACTCGCGCCGCGGGTCGAGGATCGGCCCAGAACCCACATCGACTCCATCGCTCTGGTCCCGCAGGACTCCTCGCTGGCGCTCGCCCCGGCGGTCACGGTGGGTCGCAGACTCCGCCGGCTCGCGCGTGATCACCGCACCGACCTGGCGAGGGTCTGCGAGGAACTGCAGCTCGGTTCCGAGTTGCTGGACCGCCGACCCGGTGCGCTCTCCGGAGGGCAACGACAGCGCGTCGCCCTGGCCGCGGCGATCCTCCGCGAGCCGGACGTGCTCCTGGTCGACGAGCCCACCGCAGCACTCGATCGAGCGACGGGCAGTGCCGTACTCGCCAGACTCGAGCAGGCGTCGGCCGCCGGGGCCGCCGTGCTCGTGGCGACGCACGACGCGGACCTGATCTCCCGCTGCGACTCGGTTCTCGAGCTGCCGGACGTCGGGTAA
- a CDS encoding DUF2804 domain-containing protein yields MSHEREITVPTDLARGRRLDPAAVGWTRTPLHRTAIAGWGRTKRWEYWGVVTDRFVVGLTVAGLDYLSTCAVYVLDRRTGVETSRGAVSPFGRPAFSDAAGVGTVHASAGVGSGRVRVEIDDDEGTTAIRVRAAGLQVSLDIVRPDHDSLGVVVPWSRRRFQYTLKDLANPVTGSVTLDGVVHDLGTGWAVLDRGRGRWRYATRWNWGAGSGVVDGVPCALQVGGRWTDGTGSTENGILHDGRLHKIGEDLRWTYDLADPAGAWRVRGERVDATLTPFHLRRDITELGILAVRTHQAFGTWSGTGVLDDGTAVSLDGLTGWAEESRNRW; encoded by the coding sequence ATGTCCCACGAGCGTGAGATCACCGTGCCCACCGACCTCGCCCGCGGCCGCCGACTCGATCCGGCCGCGGTCGGGTGGACCCGTACGCCGCTGCACCGCACCGCGATCGCCGGCTGGGGTCGCACCAAGCGCTGGGAGTACTGGGGTGTCGTGACCGACCGGTTCGTGGTGGGCCTGACCGTGGCCGGGCTCGACTACCTGTCCACCTGCGCGGTCTACGTCCTGGACCGCCGCACCGGAGTGGAGACCTCGCGCGGTGCGGTCAGTCCGTTCGGTCGGCCGGCGTTCAGCGACGCCGCAGGGGTGGGGACGGTGCACGCGTCGGCCGGAGTGGGTTCGGGGCGGGTGCGCGTCGAGATCGACGACGACGAGGGCACCACCGCAATCCGGGTGCGGGCGGCGGGTCTCCAGGTAAGCCTGGACATCGTCCGTCCGGACCACGACAGCCTCGGCGTGGTGGTGCCGTGGAGTAGGCGCCGGTTCCAGTACACCCTCAAGGATCTCGCCAACCCCGTGACCGGCTCGGTGACCCTGGACGGGGTCGTCCACGACCTCGGGACCGGGTGGGCTGTTCTCGACCGCGGGCGCGGGCGGTGGCGGTACGCCACCCGTTGGAACTGGGGAGCGGGCAGCGGCGTGGTGGACGGAGTGCCGTGCGCGCTGCAGGTCGGCGGCCGGTGGACGGACGGGACCGGGTCCACGGAGAACGGGATACTCCACGATGGCCGCCTGCACAAGATCGGCGAGGATCTGCGGTGGACGTATGACCTGGCGGATCCGGCGGGGGCCTGGCGGGTCCGAGGGGAGCGCGTGGACGCCACACTCACCCCCTTCCACCTCCGCCGGGACATCACCGAACTCGGGATCCTGGCCGTGCGGACCCACCAGGCCTTCGGGACCTGGTCCGGTACCGGGGTGCTCGATGATGGCACCGCCGTCAGCCTGGACGGCCTCACCGGGTGGGCAGAGGAGTCACGTAACCGCTGGTAG
- a CDS encoding Ig-like domain-containing protein yields MNVRHTDRTRRRARARSRSRIALAAVFAGSLVLTGCTIGSGGADDGQVAEAPAEPSAVIDVSVEDGSLDANPAEPVVLTARDGRFDSVVMRNPEGVQVQGEFNPDLTEWRTTEDLGYSREYTLESTATDDAGLVTRSTVTFSTVTPRVLTAAYLTTGQGATVGIGQPVAVMFDEPIADRRAAQDNIHIRTEPEVEGAFYWVSNQEVRWRPAEYWAPGTTIDVDVDIYGKDLGGGMYGQENVRSDFQIGDAVISRVDDSTKQIVVERNGEVIKTMPTSMGKADTPTPNGTYVIGEKLASMVMDSSTYGVPVDSPDGYRTPVQYATRMSYSGIFVHAAPWSVWAQGSQNVSHGCLNVTTADAKWFYDNAKRGDIFEVSGTVGPTLPGWDGLGDWNIPWETWKAGNADAGTA; encoded by the coding sequence GTGAACGTGCGCCACACGGATCGGACCAGACGCCGGGCCCGCGCCCGGTCGAGATCCCGGATCGCGCTGGCCGCCGTGTTCGCGGGCTCCCTCGTGTTGACAGGGTGCACCATCGGGTCAGGGGGAGCGGACGACGGCCAGGTCGCCGAGGCCCCCGCGGAGCCGTCCGCGGTGATCGACGTCTCCGTGGAGGACGGGTCGCTCGACGCCAACCCCGCGGAGCCGGTGGTGCTCACCGCCAGAGACGGCCGTTTCGATTCGGTGGTCATGCGCAACCCGGAGGGCGTGCAGGTCCAGGGAGAGTTCAACCCGGATCTCACCGAGTGGCGGACCACCGAAGACCTTGGGTACAGCCGCGAGTACACGCTGGAATCCACCGCGACCGACGACGCCGGTCTGGTCACCCGGAGCACTGTCACGTTCAGCACCGTCACTCCCCGTGTCCTCACCGCCGCGTATCTCACGACGGGTCAGGGTGCGACGGTGGGCATCGGACAACCCGTGGCGGTGATGTTCGACGAGCCGATCGCGGACCGTCGCGCGGCGCAGGACAACATCCACATCCGGACCGAGCCAGAGGTGGAGGGTGCTTTCTACTGGGTGTCCAACCAGGAGGTCCGGTGGCGTCCGGCCGAGTACTGGGCGCCGGGAACCACGATCGACGTCGACGTGGACATCTACGGCAAGGACCTGGGCGGCGGGATGTACGGCCAGGAGAACGTGCGCAGCGATTTCCAGATCGGTGACGCGGTCATCTCCCGGGTCGACGACTCGACCAAGCAGATCGTGGTCGAGCGCAACGGCGAGGTGATCAAGACCATGCCCACCTCGATGGGCAAGGCCGACACCCCGACGCCGAACGGCACGTACGTGATCGGGGAGAAGTTGGCCTCCATGGTGATGGACTCCTCGACCTACGGCGTTCCGGTCGACTCGCCGGACGGCTACCGCACCCCGGTGCAGTACGCCACGCGGATGTCGTACAGCGGCATCTTCGTCCACGCCGCGCCGTGGTCCGTCTGGGCCCAGGGCAGCCAGAACGTCAGCCACGGGTGCCTCAACGTCACCACGGCCGATGCGAAGTGGTTCTACGACAACGCCAAGCGGGGCGACATCTTCGAGGTCTCCGGCACGGTCGGCCCCACGCTGCCGGGGTGGGACGGTCTGGGTGACTGGAACATCCCGTGGGAGACCTGGAAGGCCGGGAACGCGGACGCGGGCACCGCCTGA
- a CDS encoding cation:proton antiporter, with amino-acid sequence MSTLDLLLATVGALGVVIVAVSARLHRWPVSEPLIALGVGIVLGPAVAGVLDVPDIVADPSTLHRGAEILLAVSVMGVALRYPFSAIRRHWRRLALLLLVVMPAMALISTGLAIWALGIPIAVALLFGTAICPTDPVLSSAAVTGDAAERDLPEDDRQLLSLESGANDGLALPLVVIALAVATPLTAGQAALEIGWQILGALALGVLAGVAAAKALHFSERHDAAENGPILMFTLLLALLVLGCSGLLGVNGVFAAFVSGLAFNLTSAGNERRVEVEIDEAINQFAVLPFFLALGAMLPWAEWARLGWGAVLLTVAVLVLRRPPVLLALMRPLGLRVRDAAFLGWFGPVGVAAVFYLTEEASRAGPDSLLLGVGTLIVVASTLAHGVTAAPGRAVFRAAGRRDDRAADHSC; translated from the coding sequence GTGTCCACACTCGATCTGTTGCTCGCGACGGTCGGCGCGCTCGGCGTCGTGATCGTCGCGGTGTCCGCGCGACTCCACCGGTGGCCCGTGTCGGAGCCCCTCATCGCGCTCGGGGTCGGCATCGTCCTGGGGCCGGCGGTCGCCGGGGTTCTCGACGTCCCCGACATCGTCGCCGACCCCTCGACGCTCCATCGCGGCGCGGAGATCCTTCTCGCCGTCTCCGTGATGGGTGTGGCGCTGCGTTATCCCTTTTCGGCGATACGACGTCACTGGCGGCGTCTGGCCCTCCTGCTGCTGGTGGTGATGCCGGCGATGGCGCTCATCTCCACCGGTCTGGCGATCTGGGCGCTGGGCATCCCCATCGCGGTGGCGTTGCTCTTCGGCACCGCGATCTGCCCCACGGACCCCGTTCTGTCCTCCGCGGCGGTGACCGGCGACGCCGCCGAGCGGGACCTGCCCGAAGACGACCGGCAGCTGCTCTCACTCGAATCGGGGGCGAACGACGGATTGGCCCTTCCTCTCGTCGTGATCGCGCTCGCCGTGGCGACCCCGCTCACCGCCGGGCAGGCCGCCCTGGAGATCGGCTGGCAGATTCTCGGGGCCCTGGCGTTGGGTGTTCTCGCCGGGGTGGCGGCGGCCAAGGCCCTCCATTTCTCGGAGCGCCACGACGCCGCCGAGAACGGCCCGATTCTCATGTTCACCCTGCTGTTGGCCCTCCTGGTCCTGGGCTGCTCGGGCCTGCTGGGAGTCAACGGGGTGTTCGCCGCGTTCGTCTCGGGACTGGCCTTCAACCTGACCAGTGCCGGAAACGAGAGGCGGGTGGAGGTGGAGATCGACGAGGCGATCAACCAGTTCGCGGTCCTACCGTTCTTCCTGGCCCTGGGGGCGATGCTGCCGTGGGCGGAGTGGGCGCGGTTGGGGTGGGGAGCGGTGCTGCTCACCGTCGCGGTGCTCGTACTCCGGCGTCCGCCGGTGCTTCTCGCCCTCATGCGCCCCCTCGGACTGCGCGTTCGCGATGCCGCGTTCCTCGGCTGGTTCGGTCCGGTCGGCGTCGCGGCGGTGTTCTACCTGACCGAGGAGGCGTCCCGGGCGGGTCCGGATTCGCTGCTGCTCGGCGTGGGCACCCTCATCGTGGTGGCCAGCACCCTCGCCCACGGCGTTACCGCGGCTCCCGGTCGTGCGGTGTTCAGAGCCGCCGGTCGACGCGACGACCGGGCCGCCGATCACTCCTGCTGA
- a CDS encoding DUF3618 domain-containing protein — protein sequence MSRSYDSIEGDIAKARDDLATTLDEIVDRVNPKNLAEEGKERAVAALTDPRVLAVLGGVAALILGGISVSIANKRKERRRIEAYLEARRA from the coding sequence GTGTCCAGGAGTTACGACAGCATCGAAGGCGACATCGCCAAGGCGCGTGACGATCTCGCGACGACGTTGGACGAGATCGTCGACCGGGTCAATCCCAAGAACCTGGCCGAAGAGGGTAAGGAGAGGGCCGTTGCCGCCCTCACCGATCCCCGGGTACTCGCAGTGCTCGGCGGAGTGGCGGCGCTGATCCTCGGCGGCATCTCGGTGTCGATCGCCAACAAGCGCAAGGAGCGTCGTCGCATCGAGGCCTATCTCGAGGCGCGCCGGGCCTGA
- a CDS encoding peroxiredoxin, which yields MTTPRLEVGQTAPDFTLPDADGNPTSLQDLLTAHGRVVVYVYPAALTPGCTTETVDFEGALQELREAGIGVVGVSPDAPEKLQRFRDKHGITFPLLSDPDKTMLTEWGAFGEKKNYGKTVMGVIRSTFVVDSDGTISLARYNVRAKGHVAMLSKLLGVDLPEPAEG from the coding sequence GTGACCACACCACGGCTCGAGGTGGGCCAGACCGCCCCCGACTTCACCCTCCCCGACGCCGACGGAAACCCCACGTCGCTGCAGGACCTGCTCACCGCGCACGGGCGCGTGGTCGTGTACGTCTACCCAGCCGCTCTGACGCCCGGCTGCACCACCGAGACCGTGGACTTCGAGGGAGCCCTCCAGGAACTGCGGGAGGCCGGTATCGGGGTGGTGGGGGTGTCACCCGACGCGCCGGAGAAGCTCCAGCGCTTCCGGGACAAGCACGGCATCACATTCCCTCTGCTGTCCGATCCGGACAAGACCATGCTCACCGAGTGGGGCGCGTTCGGCGAGAAGAAGAACTACGGCAAGACAGTGATGGGCGTGATCCGCTCGACGTTCGTCGTGGACTCCGACGGGACGATCTCCCTGGCCCGGTACAACGTCCGGGCCAAGGGTCACGTGGCCATGCTCTCCAAGCTCCTCGGCGTGGACCTGCCCGAACCCGCGGAGGGCTGA